The Lactuca sativa cultivar Salinas chromosome 2, Lsat_Salinas_v11, whole genome shotgun sequence genome includes a window with the following:
- the LOC111916084 gene encoding uncharacterized protein LOC111916084 — protein sequence MVDSILCPFCSSTVETVEHIFANCSELIVHWTRIAIWWGVTCPSQLTVDSLFNWADSTSWKIGQRKAFDAVILTTFWCIWNFRNGVIFKADTPKKSLIFDDVVHKSYVWISSRCSKAKISWSSWLHNPINATKMM from the coding sequence ATGGTGGATTCCATTCTTTGTCCTTTTTGCTCGTCTACAGTGGAGACTGTGGAACATATTTTTGCTAATTGCTCAGAGTTGATTGTTCATTGGACTCGTATTGCGATCTGGTGGGGTGTTACATGTCCTTCTCAGTTGACTGTGGATTCTCTTTTCAATTGGGCTGATTCTACTTCATGGAAAATTGGTCAACGTAAAGCTTTCGATGCTGTTATTTTGACTACTTTTTGGTGCATCTGGAATTTCAGGAACGGTGTGATTTTCAAAGCGGATACGCCTAAGAAATCTTTGATTTTTGATGATGTTGTTCATAAATCTTATGTTTGGATTTCTAGTAGGTGTAGTAAAGCCAAGATTAGTTGGTCTTCTTGGCTTCATAATCCTATTAATGCTACTAAGATGATGTAA